tatgtggggtggggggggggggggggggggggagggtggcggggtcgggggaaactttttttcaatctcttaccttgccggagaagcgattgttttccggatcaaatctccggtcactctgcggcctaacatcatggagctggcagccttgtTTGGGActgtgagccccaccgcggggatgtggacttaccatcggagcctgcgatcccttgcctgggatcgacgttcCAACCGTGGCCTGCAGATTTTACCATCgacgagctcgcagtctcgggtagagaccaatGTCAGGATGCTCCAAAGCCAtccgaggttcgactagccccgacccggggtagatcgcctggcacgggggagctgagattccccccccgatgcagaagcttgatcgccccgacacggagggcccgaccgacggctacgggagtaagatcgccccgtcaatggaaggctcgaggcccccgaccacgggagaacaaagaagggaagaagattgaacttttgtcaccttccatcacagtgaggaatgtggaggagtcgctgtggtggatgttcatgttaaaatgtattttgtttgttctgttgctttttattggcatgATGACtatggcaaataaaattcctcgtatgttgcaaaacgtacttggctaataaagtttgatTATGATTACGATGATTAATATGATGACCATGGTTAAGTTACCTTCTGTTATGGAGTTTTCTGTATCTCGGCCACTTTTGCACCTGTCCAAGGCCTCTGTCACAAAGAACAATGACATTAAAAATGCCATTTAGTAAActcaattttttaattaaaaagaatCAATTTTCTGTGATTTTTGAAGTATACCCTCTTCCCAAATAGTTGCTTTAATGAGCTATCTTTAATATATGGTACAGATTAGTAAAATGAAAACTCATATGGGCATACCAACCATGCTATTTAATAATACtgaatttattttagatttccatcacCAGTTTgtaaacaatattaaaaataccCATGTGATTACTGGCAAGAAAAATGAACATGGGCAGCGATAGGACATCAAGGTTAGAAAGCAAGATGGACAGAAAAATGACAACAGAATTCAATTTGCAGAAGGAAGGAAATGTATTGGTACGTGGAAATACATGATATTTGATTTGTAATTTATGACTCAAATATATTGCAGCAAGATATTTTTTGGCCTGCAATCTGCAAATTGCAGATATACTGGATTTTCATGAGTGAATTTACTAATCGTGAAGGTTCACTCACCCCCCAATACTTCAAGTGTTGCTGAAACTGCTGTCCATCCACCAGCACTGAAATACACTTGTGCATTTGTTTGAATTACAGGATTTAGTAGAACAGCTATCTTCCCACTAAAATTCTCTGTCAAAACTTCCACATCAGTTTCATTTCCTAATCGAGCATTAGAGTAGATCTCATCCACGACGTTAGCTTTCAAAATAGCGAGCAGGAACTCTGGCAATACAAAAAAAAAGGTATTCCGCTCAAGCTTTTTTAAAGTACAGtggtaaacatataaaattactaATCAAAGAtactttaaacaaaaaaaatctaagcCTTCCATTACATATTACAATAAATCCTTAATATTCACAATTTTGTTAATGTGAGGTCAAAATCCACTGGAACACCCATGATGAAATGTTTAAGTTTTGGTTTTACTGTCAATAAAGAAATCATTTAACACAATAAATGAGCTGTTGGAGATTTTCTGACACAGTAGTCAGACACAGCTCTAataccatctttaaatttgctgacaaTACAACCGTTGTTGGATAATGGGTAACAATGCATCAGAGAACAGGAGGAAGATTGAAGATTGGATTGAATGATGCCAGATCAACTATTTTGCTCTCAACCCGAGCAAGACTAAGGAGCCAACTGTTGACTTTAGAAGGAAAAACTTAAGGATCCACAAACTTGCCATCATCAACTGAACTGGGGTGAAAATAGTCAAGTTTCAATTTCATGGGTGTGTATTTCTCAGAAGATCtgacctgggcccagcacatcgaatcaatcaataaaaaaagctcatcaatgcctttaCATCCTGggaagattgaagagatttggtatgttgaagAATATTATCGAACTTCTACAGGTCCATGGTAGAAATCATGCTAGAAATCATGGTAGAAATCATGtctcatcacagcctggttcagcaacttgaatgtccaggaatgaaggagactatAGAGGGTGGTAGGCACATTTGGTCCATCACAGTTACTGATCTCCTCACTACTGAAGGGATCTatcggaggcgctgcctcaaaaatgcagccaatatcatgaaagacccacaccactctggccacactcttaATTCTCTACTAACATTGGAAAGGGGCTAGTGGCTTGAAGATCAAAACCATCAGGTTCAAgaagagagacataaaatgctggagtaacagcgggataggcagcatctctggagagaaggaatgggtgacgtttcgggtcgagaccattcttcagactgatgtcaggggagagggagatacatagataaggaaatgtaaggtgtgaaaacaggacaaagggaatgaggatcaaggaaaatatagaatagattaaGAAGAGCTTTTTCACGGCAATCTTAAGGCTTTTGAACatgacaacactaacctcagcaactatgatcttctatgcaCTTTGACTTTGGTTACACACTGGATTCCGGTTTTTGCACTATTCTGGATACTTGATggtcattaatttattgtatttttgattattatatgcTACCTTTGTATTATTGCATTTATAGGCATTTTATGCTATAACAACTGACAATTTCACTATTCTGGACTGAATGCAAAAGATCTCAATCAGAGCACCAGCTATTTCCTCCCTTATTTCCCTTCATATTCTGAGACAGATATCAGGTCTGTGCATTTTGCCATCCTAGTGTACGCCAATATTTCTAACACTTCACACTTTCTGATACAACCATGCTCCAGAATATCAGTGCATCCTTCCCTTAGTACTCCAATCTCAGATCCTTGTCCTTAGTGAATTCCAATGAAAACTATTCATTTTGCACATTGGTCATATCCCCTGGTTCCACACATAGATTACCCTGAGGGGGTCTTGTTCTGTCCATAGCTACCCCCTAGCTTCTAACATACATAAAAGATTTTAGGAATCTCCTTAATTCTACTTGTTATGGTCAATTCATAGCCCCTTTTATTCCTCTTAGTTTATTTCCTAACCGTTCTTCTACATCCCCAATAAATCTCAAGGGATTCATTCAATATCAATTCCTTTACCTGACAAACACTTCCTCCTTTGTTTCCTGGTTAAATCCTCAGTATCTTTGGTTAACCAATGCTCCCTAATCGTACCATCTTTGCTTCTTACTTTCACAGGGACATGTTGACTCTGAACTCCATTAATCTCTTATTTAAATGTCTTCTAATTATCAGATGTTGTTTCCATTCTAGCAGTTGCTCCCTATCTACTTCCAGCAGGTCCTGTCATACACCATTGAAATTTGCCTTTACCCATCTTTTTCCACAACTATCTTGAAGCTTAACTGATCTATGGCCACTATTCTATCATTTGCACATCGTCATTACCCAAGATTTAGTATACTACCCTCCCTGATAGGACTAcatatctctttaaaaaaaacctcttaaatacaAAAGAAAAACCCTTGGAGACCTAGCGCTACAGGAATTCTACCGTGTCTGTGCTATGCATACAGAGACATAGTTCGCTGAAGGTCGCggcacaggtagatagtgtggtgaagaaagctattggcatgcttgtcttcatctGTCAGGGCAATGAGcacaggagttgggacatcatgttgcaactGTTCAAGTTGCTGGTGCGACCGCACTTGAAGTATCGTGTGCAGGAGTTTATAAGGAGAGGCGGCACATGCTGCATCTTTTATCCCTGGAGTGTAGGCAGCTGAGGGGTGACTTAATTGTACATATATAAAAACATGAGGGGCATGGGTAAGGTGAAGAGTcataatctttttcccagggaaagGAGGTCTTTCAACACCAACCAAATGTTTAAAACAAACTGCATTTTCCCTTTTACACCACAGGTGTAATCTTCTTTCACAATACAAATTGTCAATTGTCACAGCAACTTCATTATGATCTTGAAAAATCCCTCTCAAGAATATTACTAAGACTGGAAGACGAGTTATAAGGAGAAGCTGTATAGGCTACGGCTTTCTTTGCgtggagtgtagaaggttgagaCGTGATATTATAGAAGTATCCAAAGTCAAGAGGGAGATAGACAAGCTGAATGCATAGGGGCCAGGCAAAGTTGAAACACAAACAACTTAAACATTGAgccagcaagatggaattagacaAGGCCAAGGAGGGATTTCAATGTTTAGATGTAAACAAATAACACTTTTCGAACAGAGGGAGACGACCTGAAAGAACACTTGCCTCTCTCAAGGCCACCTGTGGCCGCACAGGGGTAATTTTGTCCAAattgggtgggggcggggggataaaagaccatcagttgccggaaaattggtgttCAACCAGTATTAAAATGGCAAGGTTAAGATAAAGGATTCCATTCCCCCCAAACTATTTTTTAATATTAGAGGTTTAAATCTGCAATCTTAAATAAAATTCATTTACTGACACAATGGCAACTAATTATTTTGAACTAAAAATGAGCAATGTCCATGCTATTTCATTGATACATAGTGTGGATACTGATTCCCTGGTCCAATCAGCCCAAAATTGAAATTTTGGTCTAGTTTTTGTAAAATGCATCTTATGACGTATTATCTCACCCTGTCAATTGTATTTCTGAATACATTGTGTCAATTTATTTCACATTTAATATATTTATACTTCTGATATAAAAACACGCATAATAACAGAAAAGCAAATCCAAGAcgataaaaataaatataaataacatTTTCTTGTAGAACAAACGGCATTGACATATTGTACAGTCTGTGAATGTGCAATATATTTCTACAGTAAAGAAGGCTGTCGATGACAACAGCAGCTTTACAAATGCAAAGATACGTAAAGAAAAATGCACTTACCCAAAACCCCCTCCTGTCCGAGTACTGGATTGTCACACTGCAATTCAGGGCCATCAACAGGATCCCGATTTGTCAGCTTAGTTGACCCAATGCAGTAATGTTCTGCTGATATGTCTGATAGCTTCATGGTGTTCTCGATTAAGTAAGATTCTCTGGACACTGGATGAGAGGAATTATGTTGTTCTGCAACCTGAACTTTGCTATTATTACAATGAGCCATTAGTGATGGATCAGAGCACTGGTCATCTGTAAATGAAGATGATCGCTTTCTACAGCCATTTGACATGTTGCAAATATCAGTTGAAGATGCATAACGTCCAGATAATTGCCCTGCAACCAAGGAATTGTTGCTTAACTGGTATTTATTCAGCTCTCGATTTTGACTTCTATTTTCATCTTTGATTTCACACTGCTTATTAAAATCTGTGGTTTCTTCTTTTTCAGTTTTTATGTACACAACTCCAGGTCCACTACCAGTTGACGTTTTACCTGATGTACCAGTGAGACCCAATTTCCCTCTGTCACCAAAAAACACTGTTTCTCTCCATGAATGATGGGTAGAAAGTGGTTGTGAAACTGATGCTCCATTTTGAGCTGCCTTAACATTATTAGGTTGAAAAGGTTTGCAAGAACCATCAAATGAATTTGTTCCTTTGGCTAAATCATTGTCTTTAGTCTTAGTTCTGTGTGTCTTTCGTATTTGTCCAGGTGTTTTCAAATCATTATCCAAATGCTTGGGCTTTGCAGACAACTGACCCTTGGATTTATCTCGATCACATGGTGACTGACACACGCCTCCAGCCCACCAGTTGTAGGAGTGACCAGCTTCACACTCCCACAGAATCGCCACAACTCCATGTTGGTGTTCTTCAACAATGTCTCTCCAAATTGGGGCAAATGTGCATTGATTGCCATGACAGTGTGACCAAATCACTAGTAGCTCAAGGTGTTCACGCGTTAAGTGAAACATTGAATTGGAATGGCTTTCTTTTGGGAATGTATAATCTGGAAAAAGAAAAGAGTAGAGTTTGTTCAGAAATACTGTAACTACTTGCTCAGGTTTATTAAACACTTACAATTTAACTCACCTTTAGGTTTGACTTCCATATTTTCCATGCCAAATTCACTTGTGTATTATCTGCAAaataaaacacaacacaataggggctagaggaatcaagggatatggggagaaggcaggcacgggtaacggaatgtggatgatcagccatgagcataatgaatggcgatgctggctcgaatggcaaaatgcacaaagtgcattcagaaagtattcagaccccttcactttttccacatttcgttacgttacagccttattttaaaatggattaaattaatttttttaatcatcaatctacacacaataccccaggatgaagcagcaaaaacaggtgtttagaaatttttgcaaagtaatgaaaatgaaataactgaaatatcacatttacataagaatTCAGACCCTTTGGtaagacactcaaaattgagctgaggttcatcctgtttccattgattacacTTGAGATGTTTCAACAACTTGATTTTAGTCCACCAGTTGTAAATtatattgattggacatgatttggaaaggcacacacctgtcaattaaggtcccacagttgacagtgcatgtcagagtaaatacaaagccatgaagatgaaagaattgtctgtagacctccgagacaggattgtgtcgagacacagatctggggaagggtacaaaacaatttctgcagcattgtaggtcctaaagagcacagtggcctccgtcattcttaaatggaagaactttggaaccaccaggactcttcatagagctggtcacccggccaaactgagcaatcggaggAGAAGTgtcagaacctgatggtcactctgacagagctccagagttcctctgtgaagatgggaaaactttccagaaggacaactatatctgaagcactccaccaatcaggcctttatggtagagtggccagacggaagccatttctcagtaaaaggcacatgacagtccgcttggagtttgccaaaaggcacctaaaggactctcagaccatgagaaacaagattctctggtctgatgaaaccaagtttgaactctttggcctgaatgccaatagTCTGGAGGAAactagacacaatagacaataggtgcaggaggaggccattcggcccttcgagccagcaccgccattcaatgtgatcatggctgatcattctcaatcagtaccccgttcctgccttctccccataccccctgactccacaatccttaagagctctatccagctctctcttgaatgcatcatcacctggccaataccataccgacggtgaagcatggtggtggcagcatcatgctgtggggatgtttttcagtggcaggaactggagacgaggcaggatcgagggaaagatgaatggagcaaagtacagagagatccttgatgaaaacctgccccagagtgttctggacctcagacaggggcggaggttcaccttccaacaggacaacgaccctaagcacacagtctagacaatgcaggagtggctcgTGACAAGTTTTGgctttgagtggcccagccagagcccggacttgaaccccatgcgaacatctctggagggacctgaaaatagctgtgcatcgacgctcccaatctaaccttgcagagcttgagaggatctgtagAGAAGAATGAGAGAAATTACCCAGATACAGATGTGCccagcttgtagcgtcatacccaagaagacttgaggctgtaatcgctgccaaaggtgcctcaacaaagtactgagtaaagggtctgaatactaatgtaaatgtgatatttcagttctttctttttaattactttgcaaaaatttctaaacccctgtttttgcttttttattatggggttttgtgtgtagattgatgatttaaaaaaaataatttaatccattttaaaataaggctgtaatgtaacaaaatgtggaaaaagaaggggtctgaatattttctgaatgcactgtattttcgatgtttctaataTAAACTACATATCAAATGGAAATTATCTCACTcagaaaaatgttaaaaaaacatcATAATCATTACTATTTCTCCTTCTGTAATACTTGTTTTTGTCCTTGTGCTTGGCTCAGTGTGCTACTGAAAATTTAAGTTTATAGTTTTACCCATTTCTGGGTTCAACTATTTCAAAGCACCCagtatccattttcctgcccattCACTCAGGCCCATAAACAGATCCCTCCTCTACACAATGACCTAAATTATCTACAGCACACGAAAATGACTCCAATTGAAAACACTAATCTCACGTTTACATCCCTTGTTAATTGTTACCTCTAACCCTATAATCCTATGAGAAATCTGCTTGCTGTGGATTCTACATTGTCAAATTTCTTTGTACTGCTAATAATACATTGTCGTCTACATTCAGTGCATTGGAacaccttcccacctccccctgtCTGAAAGCTGACCTCTGTCACCTAGCTTGTCGTCAGTTCATTGTACCTCATTATATTCTAATAAAGTATCATGGGGGTTGTTATACATTGAAGTTTATTGTTGATGTGACCAAACGACTCAAACCAAAATAGTGAAGAAAACTAGGGAATAATTAGTTGTTCTATTCTCAAAGACTCGATTGTTCAAAAAGCAAAGCAGCAATGCTGATAATTGGAGGATGATGCGAGAGCTTGTGTAGACCTCCAAGAAATTAGGATTCATTCATCCCATCTCTTCAACATGTCAAACTTAATCTTCACAAGTGACTAtaacccgcccccctcccccccaccgggcccgggctgccgccattggtggagctggagcacgtggccgctggctgggcgaggtcacgtggggcgcgggcggtgacgtcaccgtgTCCCGTATTTCGGGGCCGTTCATAACAAACGCTGGGCTCCGCACTCGTTCAACCCGGCCCTGCCGTGACGTGTCCTGGTACCGGTACTGGGGACAGGACAATGCGGAGATGTTCCCAGCCCAGTCAGCAGGTGAGCCAGCGTGGACCGTGAGGACGTTGGCGCGCCGCGCCGCGCAGCATCTGACTGAGAGGGGACAAGCGGGACTCACTCAGGTGGACTCTAGTGCCGGCTCAGCTGAACGAACATCTCCTCGTCCACTGCCGGGCTGGGTTTTCCCCACTGCCTGCTTTCGCCCACGGCAGCCCCGGGATTTGTCGCGGTGGGTCCGGGCTCGGGGCCGCCCCGCACCCACCCCAGCCCAGTCTGGATCCACCTCAGGCGCTCGAAACAGCGGGACAAGCTGGGCATCTTACCCGGACACCGGAGATCCGACTACGGTCCGCCGCCGCTCTTCACGGACCACCTGCGGGTGCGACGGGAGGGATGGACGCTAATCCTGGCCACGGCTGCcggtgtgaggggagggagggagggtgagaggcggtgatggggggggaggtggtgaagggagggagagaggcggtgaggagagggagggagggtgagaggaagggagggtgagaggtggtgatggggggggagggagagaggcagggaggtggtgaagggagggagagaggcggtgaggagaggcagggagggtgagatgcggtgagaggaagggagggtgatgggggagggagagaggcagggaggtggtgaagggagggagagaggcggtgaggagagggagggagggtgagaggcggtgatggggagggtgagaggcggtgaggggagggagagaggcagggagggagagaggcggtgaggagagggagggagggtgagaggcggtgaggagagggagggagggtgagaggcggtgaggagagggagggagagaggcagggagggaggtggtgaagggggggagggaggatgcggtgaggggtgagggaggacgGCTGCCGGTGCACCGTTAGGGAGAGATGGATGGGCGGACAGTGAGCCAAGAGATGGATGGGCGGACAGTGAGCCAAGAGATGGATGGGCGGACAGCTGCCGGTGTGAGGGGCGGGAGGGAtgaaggaggtgagggaggaccACTGCCGGGAGTGAGGGACGGGCGGTGAATCAAGTCCCGGTGCAGCGAGGGAGACAGCGAGGGATGGACGGTAAAGATGTCCCGGCTGCCGGTGCAATGAtgtgagggagggagatggagacggTCAGTGAAGCGGGTCGCGGCTGCACAGTGAGGGAGATGAGAGCGGGTGGACGGCAAACCCTGTGTGGCGGTGCCGCTGCACCGTGTGAGATAGTGGCGGGCGGGCAGACAGACGTCAAGTCGGGGCGGATGAACCCtgtgtgagggggatggggacggCCGGACGGTGCATAAACC
The sequence above is a segment of the Rhinoraja longicauda isolate Sanriku21f chromosome 11, sRhiLon1.1, whole genome shotgun sequence genome. Coding sequences within it:
- the LOC144597759 gene encoding uncharacterized protein LOC144597759 isoform X2; the encoded protein is MENMEVKPKDYTFPKESHSNSMFHLTREHLELLVIWSHCHGNQCTFAPIWRDIVEEHQHGVVAILWECEAGHSYNWWAGGVCQSPCDRDKSKGQLSAKPKHLDNDLKTPGQIRKTHRTKTKDNDLAKGTNSFDGSCKPFQPNNVKAAQNGASVSQPLSTHHSWRETVFFGDRGKLGLTGTSGKTSTGSGPGVVYIKTEKEETTDFNKQCEIKDENRSQNRELNKYQLSNNSLVAGQLSGRYASSTDICNMSNGCRKRSSSFTDDQCSDPSLMAHCNNSKVQVAEQHNSSHPVSRESYLIENTMKLSDISAEHYCIGSTKLTNRDPVDGPELQCDNPVLGQEGVLEFLLAILKANVVDEIYSNARLGNETDVEVLTENFSGKIAVLLNPVIQTNAQVYFSAGGWTAVSATLEVLGEALDRCKSGRDTENSITEDLEPDLMIMNPYSYNILNATAMDEEQIVVAHVPALLPSADDKKRKVKYPVTKGEIRRRIGGGVGCA
- the LOC144597759 gene encoding uncharacterized protein LOC144597759 isoform X3, which gives rise to MFHLTREHLELLVIWSHCHGNQCTFAPIWRDIVEEHQHGVVAILWECEAGHSYNWWAGGVCQSPCDRDKSKGQLSAKPKHLDNDLKTPGQIRKTHRTKTKDNDLAKGTNSFDGSCKPFQPNNVKAAQNGASVSQPLSTHHSWRETVFFGDRGKLGLTGTSGKTSTGSGPGVVYIKTEKEETTDFNKQCEIKDENRSQNRELNKYQLSNNSLVAGQLSGRYASSTDICNMSNGCRKRSSSFTDDQCSDPSLMAHCNNSKVQVAEQHNSSHPVSRESYLIENTMKLSDISAEHYCIGSTKLTNRDPVDGPELQCDNPVLGQEGVLEFLLAILKANVVDEIYSNARLGNETDVEVLTENFSGKIAVLLNPVIQTNAQVYFSAGGWTAVSATLEVLGEALDRCKSGRDTENSITEVSDLEPDLMIMNPYSYNILNATAMDEEQIVVAHVPALLPSADDKKRKVKYPVTKGEIRRRIGGGVGCA
- the LOC144597759 gene encoding uncharacterized protein LOC144597759 isoform X4, translating into MENMEVKPKDYTFPKESHSNSMFHLTREHLELLVIWSHCHGNQCTFAPIWRDIVEEHQHGVVAILWECEAGHSYNWWAGGVCQSPCDRDKSKGQLSAKPKHLDNDLKTPGQIRKTHRTKTKDNDLAKGTNSFDGSCKPFQPNNVKAAQNGASVSQPLSTHHSWRETVFFGDRGKLGLTGTSGKTSTGSGPGVVYIKTEKEETTDFNKQCEIKDENRSQNRELNKYQLSNNSLVAGQLSGRYASSTDICNMSNGCRKRSSSFTDDQCSDPSLMAHCNNSKVQVAEQHNSSHPVSRESYLIENTMKLSDISAEHYCIGSTKLTNRDPVDGPELQCDNPVLGQEGVLEFLLAILKANVVDEIYSNARLGNETDVEVLTENFSGKIAVLLNPVIQTNAQVYFSAGGWTAVSATLEVLGEALDRCKSGRDTENSITEEQIVVAHVPALLPSADDKKRKVKYPVTKGEIRRRIGGGVGCA
- the LOC144597759 gene encoding uncharacterized protein LOC144597759 isoform X1; its protein translation is MENMEVKPKDYTFPKESHSNSMFHLTREHLELLVIWSHCHGNQCTFAPIWRDIVEEHQHGVVAILWECEAGHSYNWWAGGVCQSPCDRDKSKGQLSAKPKHLDNDLKTPGQIRKTHRTKTKDNDLAKGTNSFDGSCKPFQPNNVKAAQNGASVSQPLSTHHSWRETVFFGDRGKLGLTGTSGKTSTGSGPGVVYIKTEKEETTDFNKQCEIKDENRSQNRELNKYQLSNNSLVAGQLSGRYASSTDICNMSNGCRKRSSSFTDDQCSDPSLMAHCNNSKVQVAEQHNSSHPVSRESYLIENTMKLSDISAEHYCIGSTKLTNRDPVDGPELQCDNPVLGQEGVLEFLLAILKANVVDEIYSNARLGNETDVEVLTENFSGKIAVLLNPVIQTNAQVYFSAGGWTAVSATLEVLGEALDRCKSGRDTENSITEVSDLEPDLMIMNPYSYNILNATAMDEEQIVVAHVPALLPSADDKKRKVKYPVTKGEIRRRIGGGVGCA